The following DNA comes from Rosa rugosa chromosome 5, drRosRugo1.1, whole genome shotgun sequence.
GAATTTTGATGACCCCTTAAATATCAGCAATCTGTACAGACCAAGAATATGCAGTCCAAAGCTGCAATATATGGTTAAACTATTGGATCACATTGTGCTTGTTATATCAAGCTCGTTGATCTAGGTGACTGGATTGAGCCCGTAAATCAAACCGTACGTTGGTGATGTTGTACTTTCATTTCCTTACATCAATTCATAAGCAAACGTGCTTGATTGCAGCTAATTTAGAAATCTGATCGACCTCGAGCCATCAACTCTTCCCTATCAATGAAACGCTCGAGCAACTCTTTCTCTTTCAAAACCAAGCAATCTTCAGACTTGCCAAACCAGTCATAGCGTCGTTTGGCAACGTAATCATAGACAATTTCTCTCAAAGGAGTTGGGACTATCATGAGTGTGCTTAAAGCAGAGTAAGGGAGAGGCAAGTATGACAATACTTTCAGCGCAGCTGCAGAATCATAAAAGCATAAATATCAGACTCCATTACAAAagcttaaaaaagaaaaatattgacagGAAGGCTACAGTGAAAAGCACTGGATATTGACACAGTTTACAATCATGCATTTGTATGCTTAGAAGTCTGCATAGATCTCGATTGCTTTGTCATACAAAAAGATGTTTAAAGCTTGAACAATTGATAGATTACAGCAGAGAATGCTTCTCAATCAACACCTAATGAATCCCACTTTAAAATTGTGCTAGAATAGAAGTATAATCCCTAGAATCTTAAAGACATCCATCCTAAGGAAAATATTAACCTTCAGAAACGATCTGGATGTTAGAAGTTTTTGCATTCTCACTTTTTACAATCAAAGTCTACCTAGAGACATTCAATTCAAGTTTTCCCACTTGCAGAAGATGTGTTATAGCAAGGTCCCCAATAAGACTAGATAACATGTTATTCATCCTAAAAACAGAAAACATACCAAACATATGGAAAAACAGAAGAGCAGGATATCTAAGCCTATGCAGTCTAACACAGAGCCAGATCACTATAATTCAAAATCTATACATTTTCCACACCAAACAAATAAACCCAAACATGCTTTGCTTCCTACCTGAAAGATACTACTTTAATTTCCAAAGCAAAAATGGTATCAATCTTCCCTAATGAATATATTTGATTTGCAAAGAACAAATGCAGAATATATTCAAAAGATACCTTGCCTGCCAAGACCAGCATTTTCAAAAGCTACCCATTTTAGTTTTATCACTTCACTAAATGACCTAGCAATGCAAAGTAGAGACCAACCCAGAACCAACATCAATAATGCAAAGTAGCAGTAACATCCAAATCACAACAGTTACATAATCAAACAATGGTGACAGATTCTAACCAGTGGAGCCTTGGTGATACAGCCCAGGGCCTTCAACAAACAAAAATCGACGAAGAACATCCTCTCGATCAAGCCCACACAATCTCAGATAAGGCTCAGCTGTCTCAGACTGTAGGCAGCAGAATTTGATCTTCCTGTGCTTGTCTGCCTTAATCACCCACTTCACCCCTGCTCAGAAAGCAAACAACTTTAgacctaaaaccctaaacccacaTTAGCAATTACACCAAAACCAACACCCAGAAACCAAAACCGGAAACTTTGAAGCCTAACCTCCATGGCAGAGATGGCAGACCCCATCGAAGACCACCACACGTGGCTGAAGCAGAGTGGGTAGCAAAACGGCCTCCGATGCAGAAGAACCAGCAGCAGCTGAGTTAGAGTAGACGGGCCCATCTTCATCGCCGACGCCGGCAAGGTCAGCAGCCGTGCTCGAAACGACGTCGGAGGAAGACGGCCTTGAAGAAAATAGACGCTTTACTGATGAAGACGAAGAACGAATTGAAGCTCTTTTGGGGAGCAATCTCATTAACCTTGCCACCATCATTTTGGGTTTCGCCGGATTTTTGCTCAGGTCATTTTGGGCTGGTTTTCCAGGGGTTTAGAATTTTCCAAAGGGTTTTATATTCCAGAGAGGAAATGAACTGGGACCAATTTTAACCATGCCTTTCGTGGTTTCCAAgtcttccctataatttttggtatttttgtttttttttaagaaaaaagaaaagcataaatttttagagcaactccaacagctttctcatattttaatttttctctactttagggaaaaattagcctcttttgctccaacagattccctataactatccctattttagggaaagtgagtaaatagaaaaccaaattccctatatttacaacaatctctaaaattttaaggaagaatatggagattttagagattgctgtaacatagggaatctgttgaagttggagaataaaaaaatgctaaaactttgacttttgtttctctataatacagaaattatagggaagctgttgaagTTGCTCTTACTACAGAAGAATAATCACATTATATATGCTATATGGCTTTCAGTACTATATTTACACGCTATTTCTTCTCAACTTCTTACAACCTGTGTAGAGTGTATTATCATTCAATTTCAACCGAGGCAAATTCTTCTGTATACTGTATTTCCATGTTTGTCGAACTGAATCTTCGTCTGTATCACGAGTAGGGAGTGCCGCCGCAGCTCCTCTAAGTTGCAGCAGCTGAAATCATGCCCATGAGCTGAAATCCTCCAAGTTGTTTGCCCTGCTTGTTGTCACACTCGGCTGGAAGCGCAAAACTTCTGTATTGATCAGGGTCTGATCCTGATGCCACCTGCGGAAGCATCCTTCTTTAGGACAAAGAGTCGAAGAAGTTTGTGATTATCGTGCTAGTTTTTAGTTTGGGACTAACCGAAACATAACCAGCAGTAGACTAGGCATTTAAATTACTTCGTGGACTTCACCATCTGCATAGCAAACAAGTCCCATGGACATGGACTTTGGTGAATTAGCTTAATGAGCACATGAAGAATCCAGAATCTGTAGAAACGCGCACTCATTTGAAAGGCTCACCACTAAGACGAACTGCCAAGTTTGCTTGAGCATCTGCCTCTGAATTTTTGTCCTTTGGAGATAAATACAGAAATGTTAGAATGCTATAGGGAATTCCAATGGAAGGAAATATCATAGAAGAGAAAACAAATTCAACTTTGCGCACCCTCAGAACATGACTGATCTCAAAGGAGACAAATTGTTCTTTCAGTTCCTTCACCTCTTCACACAAATCAGACAGATTCTGGTTTTTGACCTTCCATAAACCTTGAACCTGTTCCAGTAACATCAACATCAACAGTTATACAATGAAAAACAAATGGGAATGGCAAATTTCAAACTGATGAAGCATCTAAACAGCGTTACTCGAAGCTAAAAGACCCAAAATCAGAGCATATTTCCCTAGTGCAAAATCAATCAAGGAGAACTTAAAGATGGTTCAATGAATGGTACATTAAAGACAGAAAGTGCAGCAGAAGACCTGGGATTTGATAAAATAACCATTTTAAAGCAGCAAAAGTACTAGAAAAGCAAGAACTCAAGACAAACTAAAATTAGCATAAACCAACCttagaaaaataaatattaacTAACCTGCATACAAACAAGTTTGGAATCACCCTGGACTCGAATCTTGGTAAAACCTTTCTTGAGAGCACATTTTAACCCTAAAATCAGAGCTCGGTACTCAGCAACATTATTGGTCTTAATACCCAGACCTTCGTGAACTTTACAGATCTACAGAAAAAGCAAGGTAAGAGAGTTTTCTTTCAACTttttaaactatacaaaagTAAAATGCATACCAAACTTCCATCATCAGCCCGCAGCACAGCTCCAGCACCAGCTAGTCCAGGATTTCCTTTTGATGCACCATCGAACTCGAGAGTACAGAAGCCCTACGAATATAACATGGCCACATAAATCATTCTTCCATTTCTGTTTCAGTTTGCTATATACAACACAGTTGCAAAGCATTATGACAATAACCTCCAGAACTACCAAAAGACAATAACATTAACATAAAAATGTCTTTAGCTTCAGAGATAGCATGATTCTAAACTCACCACATTTTCTGATCCAGGCACTTCATCGGAACCGTTTACAGATTCTTCACATTCTAAAGGTGCTGGCTCctaaaaatgagaaagaaaacaaatcataTCCCCAAACTAGTATAAACTCAATGCAGCTAGCCTGAGAAGCTTGGAGAATgactctagtccattaaaaatCCGCAAACTACTTCATAGTTCTTGACAATTAAACCCAACATGGTCTGAATACTCAACAAGGAGCATAACCTTTCAACTTCCCAAATAACATTGCATTCACCAACCTAAAAAAACATAACTACCTCTCGTGCGAATAATCAATAAATACAAGCAAAATTCACACATATTATAATAGTAACGTGTCTTACATGAAAAGGGCAAAGCATAAGCTTGCCGAAATGGTCCTGCTTCAAATCTTCAGCTCTGATAGTGTAAATTGCATTGGTAAGTCCAAAAGACACAAGATGTTCTTCAGTGTCCTTAGGCAAGGAGTAACCTTTGTACACACTAACAGGAGGATCACATATCTATATCACACTCCAAAATCAAATtaaccaaaaataaattaattgcACTCACATTAACGCATTTACTCGAAAAcagtaagaaagaaaaaaaaaaaaatgcagacaCTCACCGAAGAACCAATCTGGGCCTCACAGTCACCGAAATTCCTATACACGCCAACAATATCTCCTTTCCGGACTAAATAGAACGCTTCTTTTTCCACTTCCATTGCGTTCGTCCGAGCACAACACGACGTCGTTTTGCGGCGGCGGCTGCTGCCATTACTTCGAAGCTGAACATGGCCTCTGGTCAGCGCAAAGTCAACTTTATTTGACTTAATTCCAGCGGAAAGGTTCGGTTTTGTTCTCcacgaagaagaaggagaagaggtgGTGGCGAAAAAACGACCCGTCGTGTACGAAACGTGTGACGAGAAGTTCATCACTCCAGGTATCGGCAACAGAGGAGAACCAGAACCAGAGAAGAGATTGGGTTTATGGTCGGGGGGGGGTTAAACAAGAATGGATACAATTTGGGCCAGGGCCCAGTAGTGGTCCAGCCGGAGGAGTTATATTAAAACTGGTCCATGAAAACACGAACTATCCGAACGACAACCAATCTAACATGTTAAGTCTCATAATTTAAAAACAGAACGGAACAGAAATATACGCAAAGGCAAAAAATGGACTAAAAGTGTGGAAGAATAGCGACTTTCATTCTATGCATTTTGCTCGTCACGTTTCACAGTTACTCTCCATATTCATGCTAATTGTTTCCGGTTCACAAAAAGATTTACAGTGGCCTCGTTACTGCCTAACTACCTTCCTTTGAAGCCTAACCATCTTCCTTTGAAGCCAAAGCAGGATCTAACCCATATTTTGAGAACACAAAAAGATTACAATGGCCTCGACTGTTGCCGCCTAACTATCTTCAATTGAAGCCAAAGCTGGGTTTAACCCATATTTCGAGAACACATCACTAAGCACAGCCTTCTCCTTGACCTTTAACCTGCAACATGATACACAACAAGAAGTTTGTCATACGGTCATTAACAAACAAACTATGGAACTTCGGCAAAATGCAACAAATTACCTCTTGGAAGACCCGGAGACGACCAACTTTGGAacttttggtgcttttggtgcTTTTTCTTTCACAGttaacttcttcttcttaggaGTCCCTTCTTCTTTCCCTTTCACAGCTTGCTTTTTGCGAGGAACCTTCTCTTCTTTACTCTTAGCAATTAACTGCTTTGAGGAAGACGAATCTGCTGAAGACTCGGATTCTGTCGTTAATTCTATGATATTGCTGTCTCCACCATTGAGGTCCGACACAGTGGACGTTTGCAGATTCTCCTTGAAATCTTCCGGTTCTGGTCCAAGGATCTCAACATCAGGGCCATCATATTCATCATCACATATAGTCTCATCCAATGTGTCCAGCGTACCATCATCCAAGTCAGAATCCACCTTCTGGTCTCCAAATGCAGCTGTCAGTTGAGCATCAAGATAGTCTCCTGAATTTTTAAGATTCTCCATGAAATCTTCCAGTTCTGGCTCAAGGATTTCAACATCAGAGCCGTCATATTCATCAGATACAGTCTCCTCCAATGTGTCCAGGGAAGAATTATCCAATTCAGAATCCACTTTCTGGTCTCCAGATGCAGAAACAGTCAGTTGGGAATCAGTAGACTTATTGGTTGAGGTTTTAGTAGCAGGATCTGTTGCCGGTTTAGGACCACGGACAGTATAGTCAACTGTTACGGGTTTAAGAGCATTTAGTCGTGGAGCAGCTATTCGAGGAGCAGATTTTGATTGTTCCACATCAGAATCCGGTGAAGTTACCACCTCGCATTTGATCTGCTTCTGAACTTTCCCAAATGTAATACTCTGCAAAGAAAATGTTTCCACAAACCTGCCAAGAGAGGAATATCATTTCAGACGCTAGAATATAGCAAAGTAAGAAAGTTTTCACCCGGTAATATCAATGAGATGCAATGTCAACTACTGAATAGAATGATACACTAGAATACAATACATGTCCTATTATCTGCATTTTATACCACACCTATCCACGTTCAATTTGCCTTCggtctaaaccctaaaccctaccTATCCGAATCTTTTCAATTGTTATCAGCTAATATACATTGAAGCTCCCCCTCATGGCCTtcttatcatgttttattttctttcaagaATTCAAAATGTACCCCAATTTTATCAGCATTATAACCACAGCAAGCATATACCTAAATCCCATTACACAGCTCAGCATAAACCCTAAACATACCTAGCTGCATCCTTCTCAGTCTTGAAATGCACAAAAGCAAAACCCTTGCAAATGGGGTCCTTGGTCTTCTTGTTTCCAGTCACAGCTGGGTTTATGCTCAGCAAACCCGGAACCAGCTTAAACGCCGCAGTCAAATCCCGGTGCacgttcttcttcttcggcagGTTCGTCACCCTCACCCGAAACCCAGCCGGAACAACCACCTCatcagctgcagcaaaattcaGTAAATTAAACCagaaaattatacatataaGGCCGAATTCGAGTTTCGAAACACACACCTGTGTTCTTCTTAGGTTTAAGATTGGCCTTTACGGCGTCGTTTTGGAGCTTAGTGGAAGTCTCAATCTGTATTTCTTCGAGCAGTTGGTCTTCAATCGGAGTGTCGTAGACTCTGCCTTCGCCGAACCCAAGCGGCTTCTTCTCCAGCCACTTCTTCATCTCCCCAAACGGCACCAACAGACCTTCGTCTTCGTCATCCTCACCGTCCAATTCCAGCTCCTCATCTCCGCCGTCCACGTCCACGTCATCGTCATCGTCGTCCTCTTCATCGGAGTCGTCGTCCATTGCCAAGAGCTTGTTGCCCCCTTTCCGCTTCTTCCGCACGGACTGCAGTCCGAACTTGCGGCTCTTCTGGGCGTGGACGGCGGGGAAGCGGAGGCGCGTGAGGTGAACGGAGGAGAGGAAGCGGTTGTGTTTGAAAATGGCCGTGGGGAGCGAAGAAGTGGAAGCGAAACGTAATTGGGTTttgaaggagaaggagagagaaggagtagtgaagagagaagaggaggaggaaggtgGAAGCCTTGCGGTGCTTATCATCTTCGCCGCTCAGTCTTTCAGTGCTACTGGGCTTTGGTCAGAGACTGGGAGTGAGAATATATTATCCATGTAGGGCTCTAGATACTAATACAAAGACTGAGGAAACTATGACAGCTTGGTTTCGTGGTGTAGTTGGTTATCACGTCAGTCTAACACACTGAAGATCTCCGGTTCGAACCCGGGCGAAGCCATTTCTTTTTCCATTgctcttgctttttttttttttttagtatggGCTTTGGTCACCCTTTTGGACCCCAACCACATTGACAGTTGAAGCCCCATTGAGTTTGCTAGTTGTGTCAATGGCCTTAGGTCCCTTGGGCTTGCACCAAGGTGATGTTTCCGATTTTGTTGATTTGGAACCATTTTGGTTAATGGAGGATCCTAGTTAATACTTAATAGTATCTTTGATGTATTGGTACTGGGGGTATTGTATCAGTTTGGATAGGTCGAAGTTCTTTTAAGGAAAAGCCTTATTTTCAACTTTTTATAATTACAATTAGCTTATCGATGAAAGTTCTCTATTTCGACAAAAGAAATCAATATGGAACCAATTTGGTGGATGGAGCTTGTTCGAAGCGATTTATCTAGTTGATATTGTCTTTGATGTATTTGTAAAGGGGGTGATGTATCTTTTTTCTCTATCCTTGGATCGGTCTTAATGAGACCCTATTTTTACCCTTCTACATAATAGCAATGAAAGTTCTCTTTTCATatcaaacaatcacaagaagaatAATAGTTTAGAGTTCTAAAACCAAACGTATTAAGTTGAATAATACATTGTGTTTTTTATGAGTTCTATACGCAAAACTTCATTTTCGATGCGGTTATTAGTCTCATTTCTCTTTTACAAAGAACAAGGTATGGTAGATACAtatcttgttttctcctacagaTGATATGATATCAGAACACGAATCGACCTATCTGCAAATGGATCTATTATGAGAACCACAAACGCCAGAATCAGCATTGACTCGTGAATAGAAAAGGGCCAGATAGACATGAAGCTGATGAAATGGAACCCGAAaaagataataaaagaaaaaaaaaatattaaaaattagtAACAATAGGAGAAAGCACTCTTGGCAGTTGGGTCAAAGCCAAGAGATTCTGGGCCTCTAGGGCATGGTTCCAATTCCAAACATGTTGGCATTAGGTGAGTGATTGCTTTCCATCACTCTTTAATCACTTGATTGACATTTTCAGTTCCACATCTGATAACTACCTGTTCATGTACATGAATTAATATGATTGACATTCCTACATACTAAATACCCCGAATTGGAGGTAGCTACCATGAGTTAAAGCCTACAAATGTTGTTTTAGCTTGCGTCCAAATTTTCTgttcttttgttttgaattaattTCTTAAGTTTTTTGGTTCAGTTTTAAATTTTGAAGGGTCAAGTTTTGCCCCTCCTTATCCAATATTCAAGCTATGTTAAGCATCTCATAAGTATAgcatttaattgtttaattgcatCCAGGAAACATGAGAAGAGTTGTAACTAGGGACAAACCGGTTTGTCAATTGCAGAACAACAATGCAAATCTTGTTTTCATTATCCTTGTCAATGTCTCTATGTTTTGTCAATTCAGAGTTCAGTTAATTCGCGTTTTATATTTCTATGCGCGtcgaataaataaaataagcaTATCTCAAGTGTGCAACACTAATATACCGATTATGCTTACTCGGTATAGAACTCATATATATTAATCAAAACGAAATCGCTCACTCTCATCGCTCAATTAAGTTGGTAGATAGAAAGCGAGCAACTGATGTTTGTTAATTTTTGGAGTCATTGTCGAATCATTTACCGATTGATACATTCCCCAAAATCATGACCAGTTGCACTTCTATACTATATAAACAAAGCTTTATTCCCCCACTGCATGACCTAGCTAATATTCAAAACCACGATTCAAATGGCGTTGGATTACAAATGCCCATAGATATATATTCGTCTCAACCTTCCCTTCCAAATTCAAAAAAGAGGTTTAAGACATGGGTCCTAAGGAGTTCATTTTTTCATAGCCTAGAACCTAAAGCAAAGTCCGTAGACAGGAACTGTTACCAGAATTATAAAGACTCCAAAACAAAGATGTTATTAACTTCACCACCAAGATTCAAGGGAgttgaaagaaaatggagccctGGATGCACCGAAAGGGAAAATGGTGTACCTACTTAGACATTTTAACAAATACTTGATGATCAATAAGATGGGGGCAGATGAGAACAGAGACAGCTAGGCCAACTGTGAGGCTGTGTATATATGACTTTGACCAACATGGGAAATGGGCAAGAGAAAATTAAACAACTCCCATCTCAAAATCTCATCTCCATAGATTTGATCTATCTTTGGCAATGGTGCTAGTTGAATCTGTTCTTAAATAAGACACAGACAAGGTCATGCCGAGTCATAATAAAAACCCAGAACCCTCAGTAGTCTTCTGACAGATTGAATGAAGGAAGGATACATTGAAATTATATATTGAAAATGAATGAATAAAGAATGAGTTCAATTATTTTGGTTGGATAAGAAACTAGCTGTGTTGAACTGATAATTTGAATTTTAGGAGCAGCTGGCTAGTGGCTTCTGAGTGCTGTTGGCCCATGGGAAATAGGAGTTTCATGTGAAACTACTAGATAAGTGTATCAATACTCAAATTTGAGAATATATTGACAGATATTTTTATATACAGATGTATATAAGTAATAAGGAGCATTTATTGCGGAGAACATATCGATAGGTACAGTGATATATACTAGTACTCTAATTTGAGAATTATCAACAGATATTTCTATATGTTAAACGTATACAAGTAATGAAGAGCATTTCTTTTCTTGGAGAGATCTtgaattgggggggggggggggggggggggggggaaacaAAAGAAGATATCAGCATATATATCAAACCCTATATATAGTTATCAAACCCTAATCTACCTTCATATATATGAAGGCATGCTGATGCAGAGTGCACCGAAAACACTTCAAAAGTTCACCACCTAACATTCCACAGAAAACTCCACAAACAATTAGGACAAGTAAATATTAGCAGGAGTTAAAGGCAAAAGTCTTTTATGAGATGTTTGATGTCAATGTTGTTTAGACATAAAACAAATTTCCATTTGTCATAACATTGCTATTATTGCAAGCTCTTTTACTATTATTAAgcttttttctttccaaatttggGTCTTAAGGTCCTGAAAGATAAATAGAATAGGTAGATGGAGATTTATCATCGCCATCATCACAGTCTCTCATAATTGAAGCAGCCTAGCGCGTAGTAATAGCTACCTCATCACCATGGATCCCCTCTACAGAACATGTACCAATCAAAACCCACTTTTAGGTGCCATTGTCTCCCTCCCAAGCCCTATTTGATGTGGAAAATTCAGGACAGAAGCACATACCAGTTCTCTGTTCTGGTCAATACTCAACTATAAATGTCATATGAATCCATTAATGTCCAAGCTACCACTCTGTGTtggatatgaagaagtcaaacttCTCATTATTTGTGGAGGTACACAGTACAAGACTCCAACAACCTTATGCAGTTTATGTCTTGTAATTAGTCTCATTAGAGCAACGTACTCCAACAGCTTcttcatattttaatttttcccTACTTTAGgaaaaaatgagcctcttttgctccaatagATTCCCTATAAggctataactatccctattttagataaagtgaggaaagagaaaaccaaattccctatacttacagcaatctctaaattTTAATGAATAATATAGAGATTTTAGAGAGTGCTGTAAaataggaaatctgttggagttggagaagaaaaagatgctaaacctttgatttttgcttccctaatatacataaattataaagaactgttggagttgctcttatccACTGTAAATACGTATAAATCTATGTAGCATTCATCAACGAGTTCCTATTTCCTTAGTAATAGATATCGAATAGCTTATGGTCACAATCTTGCAATTACGTTAATTAAATTACCTACGCAATGTGAATAATATGACTAATATATgtttctcttgttttttttttttgggttattatcacaaatggtacctgaactatacctcaatcttatcgatggtatctgaacttcaattttgatcacaaccagtacccgaacttttcgatttcattttaaatggtacctagagccacctccggtcactattccgactaaaaacggcatgggaggcaatcatagtgatgatttttgatgatttcaagggttgcaatcatatatagtgatgattttttggtaatatacttgccttgaacttgttttttttttttttttttttttagatttggcttttttggccggaatagtgaccgaaggtggccttaggtaccatttaaaatgaaatcgaaaagttcgggtactggttgtgatcaaaattgaagttcaggtaccatcgataaaatagaagataagttcaggtaccatttgtgataataaccctttttttttttatagaaagaggtcagcccattatatagattcagcaagcagtacaaaaacgaaacacccctaatgggtcgacagaaagaatgagactcctattctaaataagaacaagaacccactatacccctagtacacccaccttttagacagtTCACGCACTTT
Coding sequences within:
- the LOC133709125 gene encoding uncharacterized protein LOC133709125, translating into MNFSSHVSYTTGRFFATTSSPSSSWRTKPNLSAGIKSNKVDFALTRGHVQLRSNGSSRRRKTTSCCARTNAMEVEKEAFYLVRKGDIVGVYRNFGDCEAQIGSSICDPPVSVYKGYSLPKDTEEHLVSFGLTNAIYTIRAEDLKQDHFGKLMLCPFHEPAPLECEESVNGSDEVPGSENVGFCTLEFDGASKGNPGLAGAGAVLRADDGSLICKVHEGLGIKTNNVAEYRALILGLKCALKKGFTKIRVQGDSKLVCMQVQGLWKVKNQNLSDLCEEVKELKEQFVSFEISHVLRDKNSEADAQANLAVRLSETPGKPAQNDLSKNPAKPKMMVARLMRLLPKRASIRSSSSSVKRLFSSRPSSSDVVSSTAADLAGVGDEDGPVYSNSAAAGSSASEAVLLPTLLQPRVVVFDGVCHLCHGGVKWVIKADKHRKIKFCCLQSETAEPYLRLCGLDREDVLRRFLFVEGPGLYHQGSTAALKVLSYLPLPYSALSTLMIVPTPLREIVYDYVAKRRYDWFGKSEDCLVLKEKELLERFIDREELMARGRSDF
- the LOC133708785 gene encoding uncharacterized protein LOC133708785, with the protein product MISTARLPPSSSSSLFTTPSLSFSFKTQLRFASTSSLPTAIFKHNRFLSSVHLTRLRFPAVHAQKSRKFGLQSVRKKRKGGNKLLAMDDDSDEEDDDDDDVDVDGGDEELELDGEDDEDEGLLVPFGEMKKWLEKKPLGFGEGRVYDTPIEDQLLEEIQIETSTKLQNDAVKANLKPKKNTADEVVVPAGFRVRVTNLPKKKNVHRDLTAAFKLVPGLLSINPAVTGNKKTKDPICKGFAFVHFKTEKDAARFVETFSLQSITFGKVQKQIKCEVVTSPDSDVEQSKSAPRIAAPRLNALKPVTVDYTVRGPKPATDPATKTSTNKSTDSQLTVSASGDQKVDSELDNSSLDTLEETVSDEYDGSDVEILEPELEDFMENLKNSGDYLDAQLTAAFGDQKVDSDLDDGTLDTLDETICDDEYDGPDVEILGPEPEDFKENLQTSTVSDLNGGDSNIIELTTESESSADSSSSKQLIAKSKEEKVPRKKQAVKGKEEGTPKKKKLTVKEKAPKAPKVPKLVVSGSSKRLKVKEKAVLSDVFSKYGLNPALASIEDS